From the genome of Pseudomonas mohnii:
ACGGGTTTGATGGATGCTGATGATGTCCGACAGCAACGCGAACGCTGTTTCCGTGCGCCCGGCCCCCGGCCCCGAAACCGTCACGGCGCCAAGCAGCCCGGTGGTAAAAGACACGGCATTGGTCGCGCCGCAGACACTGGCCAACGGATGATCGTTGCTCAACAGACGTGGCTCGACACTGGCGCTGACGGAGCCGTCGGCATGACGTTGGGCCGCCCCGATCAGCTTCCAGCGAGCGCCGTCCTGCCGGGCCTTTTCGATGTCGCCAAGGCTGAGGGACGAAATACCGCTGCAAGTGACGTCGTTGACCGTGAGCCTGGCGTCCAGCAGTTCGTTGGCCAGGATCACCACCTTGAGGCGCACGTCATGCCCCTCGACATCGGCTGTCGGGTCGGCTTCGGCGTAACCCAGTTCCTGCGCCTTGGCGACGGCCTCGGCGAACCCGAGACCACCTTCCATGGAGGTGAGAACGAAGTTGGATGTGCCGTTGAGAATCCCTTCGAAACCGACCATGGAACTGCCCGCCAGCGCCTGCCTGGCCAGGCGAATGACTGGCGTGCCACTCATCACCGAACCTTCGTATTCAAAGGCGACGTTGTTGCGCCGGGCCAGTGCCTTGAGCTCGCTACCGTGCAAGGCAATGGGCCCCTTGTTGGTGGTCACGACATGTTTGCCACCCTCGAGCGCCCAACGGCAGAACGAAGTCGCCGGTTCACCGTCCACCGGGTTGGTAAAAGTGGCTTCAACAATAATGTCCGCTCCCGAATCCTTGATCACGGCTTCATTGAGGGCGGTGACTTCACCACCCGGCAGCTGCGCCAAGGCACCTTTGGCGGCTGGCAATCGGGCCAGCACGCCGGCGTCCAATCCTTCACGGCCAACGACCGAACCGAGAAACAAGTCGGTCACGCCGACAATTTTCAGGGTGAAACCCAGCTCGGTTTTCCACTGTTCGTTACGTTCGGCAATCAGCTGAGCCAACGCCCGGTTCACACCGCCAAAGCCAACCAGCGCCAGTTTGTATTCAATCATTTTGTTATGCCCCCTGATCCGGGTGATGGGTTGTTGGGGCCTAGGTTAGGGGTCAGGCCAGGGCAGTGAAATAGGCCAATTTGCTCTATTTTGTGGGCGTTTTGACCAGCGCCGGAGCAAAGTTTCAGGCATAAAAAAAGCCAACGCAGGTTGGCTTTTGGCAGCACGAGAAAAGGGCTATACGACCGACGACAATACGAAGGAGGTCACGGTGTTTTCCACGCCAGGCAATGCGGCAATTTCAGTCCAGACCTTGTGCACCCGTTGCGGGCTCGCCGCGCCGACCCGCAGCATCAAGTCGAACTCGCCGCTCATTACATCGCACTGGAGGACTTCCGGAATTTCCCGCAGCGCTTGCAGCACTTCTGCGCCGCGCATCCGGTCGTAGCGGTACACGAAAATCACCGCGTTGATGTCCGAGGCGGCTTGTCGCCCCTCGCCGGTTTTCACCGTATAGCCCTGTATGACACCGTCACGTTCAAGTCGCTCGATACGCTGACGCACGGCGTTGCGCGACAGGTTGACCTTGGCCGCCAACTCGGCGTGTGCAGCCCTGGCATTGAGCCGTAGCTGCGCGATGATGTGCTCATCGAGAGGGTCCAGAATTCGCTTCACTTGGCCTCCTGTTGCCGCGTCTTCACAGCGTGTTCAGCAACGCATGGATGGTATCGAGGTCGTCCGGCTCAATCCGGTAAAGCTGCGCGTGGCCTTGTGCCGCGACCTCGCGTTGCGGCACCGCCAGGCTGATGCCCAGTTCACCCAACAGCGCCGCTGACTTGGCCGGTGAAATTTCCCCCAGGGTCACCATCGGCGCGACCAGGCTTCGACGATACAACCTGGCCGCCAGGACGCCGGTGGCGGTATGCGGGTCGATGACGTAACCGGTGTCGCGATACAGCGAGGTGATTTCCTTCAGCGTCTGCTCATCACTGACCGCGTAGGAGTCGATGATCATCCGCGCCCGCAACCAGAACTCGTTGGCGATGACCATCTCGCCGCTGGACTCGAAACCCGCCATCAGGGCACTCACCGCCTGATCGTCATGCCCGTAGAGTTCCCACACAAAACGTTCCAGATTGGCAAAAACCGACAGGTCCATGGCCGGCGACAACGTCTTGTTGGCGCGCGATCGGCTGTAGTGGTTCTTTTGAAACAGCTGATGCAACGCGTCATTCTGGTTGGTCGCCACAATCACCTGGGTGATCGGCAGGCCCATTTTCTGCGCGATGTAGCCGGCATACACCTCGGCAAAACTCGCGGCCGGCACGCTGAAACCGATCGGTCGTTGACCGCCTCCCAGTTGCAACACCGCGTGAAAATAAAACACCAGTTGCGCCAGCACACTGACCCAATTGCTGGAGTTGAAACTGATCACCTCGTGCTGCGCACAGGGCCACTGTCGCAACAGCCGGGTGACAATGCTCTGGCACTCGTCGAAGCTGCCATTGACGGCAAACTGATGAACCCTCGGGTGTCCCGCTGCCTGCAGATGCCGGAGTTGGTCCTGGGGCACGCCCGCCTCCGGGTAAAACACCATCACGGCGGTTTCTTCGCAATGCTTGAACGCTTCGATGGCCGCCAGCCCGGTATCGCCGTTGGTGGCACCGATCACCACCCCGCTACGCCCGCGTTTACGCAGAAAATGCTGCACCAGCCGAGCCTGCAACTGAGCAGCGAAATCCTTCGAAGAGCGAGTCGGCCCGTGGAACAACTCCAACACCCACTCGTTTCGATCGACCTGATGCAAAGGTGCCAGGGAGCGATGACTGAACTGGCTGCCGGCCTCTTTCAACAGGCGCTTGAGGTCTGCCTCGGCGATCGCCTCACCCACAAACGGGCTGATCACTCTGTAGGCCAGCTCGTCATAGGACAAGGTCGACCAATTGGCTATGTCCTGTGATTCAAACAGCGGCAATTCGAGCGGTACGAACAGCCCTCCATCCTCGGCGACTCCAGACAACACGACCTTTTCGAAATCGACCTGCGCGGCCGAATTCCGGGTACTCACATAACGCATGGTTGGCTCCGGCGATTTATTTGAAACGATGTGCCTGCTCGACCAGCCAGGTGGAAAATATCGCCGCGTCGGGGTGCTGCTCGGCCCCGGAATCGCGTACGAGGTAAAAAGACTCGCTGGCGTCGATACGCTGGGTAAAGGGCTCGACCAATCGCCCATCCCGAAGCATGTCATCGACCATCGAGGACCGCGCCAGGGCAATCCCCTGCCCTAGCTCGGCCATGCGCAAGGTGGAAATCAACGTGTCGAATTGCATGCCGGTCGAGAAGTCGACGCTGTGCGCGCCGACCATGTTCAACCAGTACCCCCACCCCTCTTCGTAACCCAGCACATGCAACAGTGGATGGTTCGATACGTCCGCAGGGACGGTCAGCGGTGACTTCGCCATCAGGCCCGCCGAACACACCGGGAACAGCGTGTCCCAGGTCAGTCGCTGCGACACCAGCCCGGGCCATTGACCGTGGCCCCAGCGAATCTCCATGTCGTCCTCGCCATCCAGCTCCTTGACCCAGATATTGCTGATGTAGCGGATGTCCACATGGGGATGAGCCTGGCTGAACGCCTGCAGCTTGGGCGCCAGCCAGTGCACGAAAAACGCCAGGCTGCCGCGCACCTTGATCGGCCGACGTTTGTGTTGACCAAAAATTTCGTTGGTCCCCACGGCCAGTCGCGTGATCGCGTCCTGCACCACCGGCAGATAAGCCTGGCCTTCCTCCGACAGTCCCAGGCCACGGGGCAGGCGCTTGAAGAGTGCAACCCCAAGGTGGCTTTCCAGTTGACGGATCTGCTGACTGACGGCGCCCTGGGTCAAAAACAGTTCTTCGGCGGCGTGGGTAAAGTTCAAACAGCGGGCAGACACCTCGAATGCCCGCAGCCAGTTCAGTGGGGGTAGCGTCTTTTGCTTCATGGCTTGAACCTCTTGGACGCCCCCTCCACCGAGCACGCTTGCCCATCCCGCCGGCGCTGGCTAGAACGCATCGGACGGTTGTGCCAAGGGGGCAACCGACAAGCGTCGCTCGCGGCTTTTGCGGGTAATGTAATACACGAAGTAGCACCAGGCGATGAAGGGCAAACCGAAGTACAACGCCACCCGTTGCTCAGGATCGAAAGCAATCCCGACACACGCCAGGCTGCAGCAGACCAGCGCGCCCAACGGCACCCATGGATAACCCCGGACGCGGAATTTCAGGTCGCGGATATCACCGCCATTGGCCACATAGTGACGGCGGAAAGCAATCTGGCTCGCCGCGATACTCATCCACACCACCACGACCGCCAACCCGGAGATCGACACCAGCGCCAGATAGATGGTATCGGCCGCAAACACGCTACTGAGCAACGAAGCAGCCCCACCCGCCATGCTGACGATAATCGCGTTGAGCGGCGTGCCCATGCGGGTCAGGGCCGAGAACTGCTTGGGCAGGTGCCCCTGGTCACTCAGCGTCCAGAGCATCCGCGACGCGGCGTACAACCCGGAGTTGGCGGCCGACAGCAAGGCACTGATGATCACGAAGTTCATGATGTCGGCCGAGTACGGAATCCCGATGTAGGTGAACACCGTCACGAAGGGACTCTCTACCAGACCGGCCTGTTCACGGGGCAACAGGGTCGCCAGAACGAAAATGGTCCCCACGAAAAAGATCGCCAGGCGCAGCACGGTCGTGCGAATGGCACGCGGCACGTTGCGCTGTGGATCTTTGGTTTCCCCAGCGGCAATACCGATCAATTCAGTGCCGGAGAAAGCAAAGGAGACGGCCAGTAACGTCATTGCAATCGGCATGAACCCGGTAGGGAAAAGTCCTTCACGGGTGAAGTTACTCAAGCCGATACTGTGGCTTTGCTCGATGTTCAGCAGACCGAGAATCGCACCGCCGCCAATCATCAAGAACACGATCACGGTCACCACTTTAACCAGCGACAACCAGAACTCGGTCTCGGCAAACAGGCGTACCGAAATCACATTGGTCAGAAACACCATAACTGCAAATAACGCGCTCCAGATCCATACAGGCGTTTCCGGGAACCAGCGCACCATCAAAATGCCGGCGGCGGTGAATTCAGAACCGATGGCCACCGTCCAGGTCAGCCAATACAACCAGGCCACCGTATACCCGGTACCCGGCCCGAGAAACCGGGTGGCGTACGTACTGAATGAACCGGTTTCCGGCATCTGCACCGCCAACTCGCCCAGGCACATCATCACCATGTAAACCATGAGTGCACCGATGATGTAAGCGATCACCGCGCCCAGGGGACCGGCCTGGTTGACCGTATACCCGGACGTGAGAAACAGCCCGGTCCCAATGACGCCGCCTAATGCCAGCATGACAATATGGCGCGTCTGCATTTCCTGTTTAAAACCCGAGCGCGTATCAAGTTGTTGTTTTTTTATGGACATGGTTGTTCTCATGAAAGTTATTAGGGCACGAATTAACATCTGCTACGAATAACAGGGCAGAGTAAAAAAGTTGCCACTAGGTTTTATTATTATTCCACTTCATGAACTCCCCACTGACATCCTTGCAGTGAGGCATTAACGTTAAATCTTCAACCGGTTATCCCTGCACACGTTTCATTGATTGAAAGTTGTGTGTTTTCCTGTACCGCTGAGTGGCCCGAACTGCTGACAAAGGCAAAAGCCTGTTTCAGGTCGTCGAGCAGGTCGTCGGTGTCTTCGATGCCGACGGAGATCCGCACCAATCCTTCGGAGATACCCAGGGCCAGTCGCTCCTCCAGCGTGTTCTCGACATGACTGGTGGTACGGGCCGGGCCATAGATGGTTTCCACCGCACCGAGATTGCCTGCGCAGTGAGCGAAACGCAGGCGTGGCAAGAGCACCTTGACCGTGTCCATACCGCCCATCACGACAAAGCTGACGATTGCACCAAAGCCGGACATTTGCGCGCACGCCACCGCGTGATTCGGGTGGCCGGGCAAGCCGGGATAATTGACCGACTCCACCAACGGTTCGGTGCACAGGTACTCCGCCAGGGCCCGGGCACTGCGTTGCTGCTGACGCATGCGCAGCACCAGGGTTTTCATGCCGCGAATGATCATGTAGGCGGAGAACGGGTCGAGTGTTGCACCGTTGATTTCCCGGTAGTGACGCACCTTGGCCATCAGCCCTTCGCTGCCGCACACCAGGCCACCGAGCACGTCGCCGTGCCCGCTGAGAAACTTGGTCGCACTGTGAATGACCACGTCCACACCCAGCGCCAGCGGGTTCTGGTTCAACGGCGTGGCGAACGTGTTATCCGCCACCACAATGGCACCGACACGTTTGGCAGCGGCCACCAGACGCTGGATATCCACTATTTTGAGGGTCGGATTGGTGGGTGTTTCCAGATACACCAGTTGGCAACCCTTGGCGATTTCGCGTTCGATTTCTTCGTGATCGAACGTCTCGCACAACGTCACCTCCACACCGGTACGCGGCAGGAACTCTTCGAAAATCTTGTTGGTGCCGCCATAGCTGTCCTTGGTCGACACGACCCGATCGCCATGGGCCAGGAAGGTGTAGAGCACACTGCTGATCGCCGCCATTCCGCTACTGAACGCCACGGCAGACTCGGCCATTTCCAACTCGCGAATTTTTGCCTCGAGGGTCTCGACCGTCGGGTTGCCCATGCGGCTGTAAATGAAGCCCGGTGCCTTGCCCAAAGCGACGTCGTACCAGACGTCGATGTCGTCGTAACCATATGCAGCACTGACGACGATCGGGGTTTGCGTGGCATTGTAAGGATGCCTGACTTGCTCGCCGCCCCACACTGCGCGGGTCCCCGAACCCGCATTTACCAACGCCGCGCTGCCTGGTTTTTTATTCATAAAGACTACTCGCACTGAGGGCGGCGAATGTTGAGTCACTCACCGGATCTGGCGGCCAATATATTGAAAAGCCGCGCCCCCGAGAAACGATGTTATCGGTGCCTAAGGGCTGCTTTTTTTAATGGCTGTCCGGCGTGGGGGGCAGATCAATCGCGGGGGCAAGGTCGGGCAGCCAGGCGTGCAACGAAGCCGTGGCCTTGGGCCAATTGCAAGGCCATAGCCGATCGACCAGGACACGTCGTCCATCTTCGGCAGCGACAGGCTCGTCGACAGGCTTGCACTGGATCATCAGCGTTTACCCCCTCCATTCCCGCGGGCTCACCCCGGTCTTGCGCCGAAACGCCCGAGCCAAAGCCGAGGGGCTTTCGTAACCAACCTCTTCGGCGATCAGGGCAATGGGCTTGCCCTCGCGCAAGCGTTTCTGCGCCAGGCTGATGCGCCAACTCACCAGATAATCCACCGGCGTCTGCCCGACCACCCGCCGGAAATGCTCGGCGAAGCTGGCCCGCGACATGTTGGCCGCCACCGACAGTTCCGCCACGCTCCAGGCCTTGCCGGGAGCCTCGTGCATAAGGTTCAGGGGGCGTGCCAGACGCGAATCGGCGAGACCGGCCATCATGCCCGGCGGTTGATTGCGGCTGCTCAGAATGTGCCGCAGCAACAGAATCACCAGCAGCTCGAACAAGCGGTCCATGACTGCTTCACGCCCGCAGGTGCCGTCAAAAGCCTCGTTGAACAGCCATTCCAGGGTGCTGGCCAGGGTCGGGATTTCATCGAGTTTCAGCACCATGTAATCGGGCAACGCGCCGGCGAGGGCATTGCCCGAGCCGCCATCGAAGTTCAGCGAGGCACAGACCAACTGCGTGGCCGATGCTTGCGTGGCGGACAAGCGGTGACGGTACGGCCGGGGGAAAAAGATCAGCGTCGGCTCGGTGATCTTCAGCGCTCGCTCATCGGCCAGTTTCAGCACGACCTCCCCGGCCTGCAGCAAATGCAGATGACCGCACGTCTGGCTGCCATCGAAAGCCGAGGTGCCGCAAAACGTGCCGCTGTGAAAGGTGCCGGCATTGACGCCGAAATGCGTGAGCAACGTGGACAAGCGATCCATGAGGGGGGGCTCCCGAAGGCAGTTCTGGACGATCTGTTGCATATCGTCGACGATTTGCACCCAATAGACCAGCCCAGGCCTTTAGCATGAACTCCGTACCCAGCGCCTGTCGCGCTTGAATCCTCGGAGAATCATCATGACCCGCATTATCCCTGTCAGCCTCGAAAACGCCGCCGACGCCGCCCGCCCTCTGCTGGAAGGCGTGCAAAAGAAAATCGGCTTCCTGCCCAACGTGTTCAAAGTCCTGGCCCACGCCCCTGCCGTGCTCACCTCCTACGTGCAGAACTCGGCGGCATTGGGCAAGACGTCCCTGAGCGCAACGCAAAAGGAAGCCATCTTCCTTGCCACGTCACAGGTCAACGGTTGCGACTACTGCCTGGCGGCCCACACGCTGTTTGCCGGCAAGGCCGGTCTGTCCAGCCAGGACATCCTGAGCGCCCGTGACGGCAAGCTCGACGCCTATGCCCTGCTGGCACAGCAAATCACTGAAACTCGTGGACACCTGAGCAGCGAGCAGATTGCAGCGGCACGCGCCGCCGGTCTCGACGACGGCAAGATCATCGAAGTGATTGCCCATGTGGCATCGCAGACGCTGACCAACTACCTGAACAACGTCGCGCTGACCGATATCGACTTCCCGGCCATCGATGCCTGAGCCACGCCAATAGCGGAGAACCGAGCATGAACACTGTGACCCTGTACACCACCGACACCTGCCCTTACTGCCGCAGTGCCAAGTCACTGCTGATCAGCAAAGGCATCACCCTGCAGGAAATCAACATTCAGGCCCAGCCGGGCAAACTCGAAGAAATGCTCAGCCGCAGTGGCCGGCGCAGCGTGCCGCAGATTTTCATCGGCGACACGCATATCGGCGGCTTCGACGACCTGGCCAAACTGGATCGCCAGGGCGGCTTGATGTCGATGCTGGCCTGAGCCTGAACGGTCCAGGCCCAACACCAATCTGTGGCGAGGGCGCTTGCCGGAACGCCGCACCGTCCCGTTGGGCTGCGCAGCGGCCCCCAAAATGGGGACTGCGATACAGTCCAGCGGGCGCAAGCTCCCTCACCACACAAGCGCGATACCGGCATCGCCCGGCACATCCGACCAAACAACGCTCTAACGTGCGCGTCATGACCTAACCTCATAGGCTAAATGGCTCACCACCCATCGAGCACGCCTATGCGCAATGCCTTGAAGTCCGTGATATTCATCGTTTTCGTGCTATTGGCGTCGAGCGGCGCGATGCTGTCGGCGGCGCCCATGCTCGATGTCCCGGGCGCCGGCGCGAGCAGCGCTGTCGCCAAGGTGTCCGACAGCGATCTGGAGGCGCTGCAAGGCCAACTCAACAGCCTCAAACAACAGGTCTCTCAGGTCAGCAATTACAACCAACTGGAGCCCCCGCAGGATTTGGTTCAGTCGCTGATCAAGGAGGCTGATCGCCTGTCGGCACTGTTGTTGCCCGAACAAGCGCAATTACAGTCCCAACTGGGGGTGCTGAGCCCTGCTCCGCTGGCTGAGGCCACGCTGGAGGAGTCCGATATCGCCAGCCAAAGGGCTGCGCTCACCGAACAAAAAAACAAGGTCGATTCCAAACTGAAAACCCTGGCGGCGATCAAAGCCAGCGCCGCCGAATTGCTCACCCAGATTGCTGCCATCCGACGCAGCCTGCTGGAAACCGAAGTGACCCAACGCACCCGGAGCATCCTCAATCCCTGGTTTTGGGTCCCGCTATTCGATCCACCTGCCGACGACCGGCAACGGCTGGTCGAGTTCATGCAGCAGGCGGGCGACACGCTGCATTCGGTCTGGCAACCGGGCAAGCGCCTCTTGACCAGCGTGCTCGTGATATTCGCCGTGGTCCTGTGGGGCCTGGGCCGTCGGCTCGCCGAACGCGGACTGACCTGGTTGTGCATTCACCGGATGCCCGAAGGACGCCTGCGCCGCAGCGCCCTCGCGCTAGCGTCGGTCGTCGCCACGGTGCTGACCGCCGGTATCGCCCTGCGTGTCCTGTTTTTTGCCCTCACCCGCGAACTGCCGTTGACACCGCAACTGGCAGGGTTTTCCGAAGAATTCGAAAAAATCGTCTACACCTGCGTGATGATCACCGGTTTGAGCCGTGCGCTGTTGTCCACCCAACATCCGTCATGGCGACTGCCGGCCATTGCCGACGAGGTGGCACTGGCAATCAAACCCTATCCCCGGCGATTGGCTGCCGTCTTGCTGGTGGCGGTGTCAGTGGCCCAGTTGACCAATGCCACCGGCATGAGCTCCGAGGTCGTGATCACGGTCCGTGGGTTGGTCGCACTTATCATTTCAACCTTGATCGGTTCGATTCTGTTGCGGGTCAACAGAACCCGGCGGGCCATGGTGGTGGCCGGCGATGCGCCTGAGGCGGGCCGTACACTGGCTGGCGTGGTGTATGCCTTCGCCAGCATCGCGACCGTGGCCTCGCTGTTCTCCCTGCTCATTGGCTATGTGTCGCTGTCGCGCTTCATCACTTACGAACTGGTCTGGTTGTTCATCATTTTTGCCGGTTTCTATTTGCTGATACAGCTGCTCAAGGACAGCTGTGAGTACCTGTTTTCACCTCGGCAACCCACTGGCAAAACGCTCAAGCAGTTGCTCGGTATTGGCGATACGCGCCTGGAGCAGATCTCGGTCATTTTGTCTGGCGTCGGTCGTGCCGCCCTGTTGCTGATCGCTTTCATCTCGCTGCTGGTGGGTGGCGTGGGCTCGACCCTCGGCCAACTGGCAAACAACACCCTGGCGATGCTTGGCGGTGACGGCCTGCGCAAACTGAACATTGTCCCGGCCAATCTGCTGCACGGCCTGCTGGCGCTGCTGATCGGCATCTATCTGGTGCGGACCCTGAGCCGCTGGCTGGACAACGAGTTGCTGCCGAAAACGGAAATGGACCCGGGCATGTGCGCCTCGCTCAGCACATTGTTTTCCAACATCGGCTATGCCTTGGTGATCCTGCTCATGCTGTCGTCGCTGGGGGTCAAGTGGACCAACCTGGCCTGGATCGTCAGTGCCTTGTCGGTGGGGATCGGCTTCGGTCTTCAAGAGATCGTCAAGAACTTCGTCTCCGGCCTGATTCTGCTCACCGAACGCCCGGTGAAGGTCGGCGACCTGATCAGCATCAGCGGGGTTGAAGGCGATATCCGTCGGATCAATGTGCGGGCCACCGAGATACAACTGGCTGACCGCTCGATTGTCATCGTGCCGAACTCGCAGCTGATTTCGCAGAACCTGCGCAACGTCACCCTCGGCGGCAGCGCCCAAGGCGTGGCGACACTTGAACTGACCTTCCCGCTGGACATCGACCCGGAGCAGGTGCGCAACCTGCTGTACGACACCTTCTGCGAGCACGAATCCATTCTGGAAAAACCGGCGCCGTTCGTACGCTTCAGCCAACTGAAACCCGAAGGCATTACGCTGACGATCACCGGTTACGTCGCCAGCCCACGCGCGGTCGGCTCGATCAAGAGCGAACTGCTGTTTGAGATACTCAAGCGACTGGGCGCCGCCGGGATCGAACTGGCGAAACCGCCACCGGCGGCGTGATCCCCGATCACGCCGCCGGCGACCCTTGCATCAATGCGCAATACACACAGATTTAAGCTCGGTAAAAGCCTCGATCACCGCACGACCAAACTCACGGCCCATGCCCGATTGCTTGACCCCGCCGAACGGCATCGCCGGGTCGAGCAGCACGTGGGCGTTGACCCAGACCGTACCGGCTTCGATGCGCGGCACCAGGTTCATGGCTTTGCTCAGGTCGTTGGTCCACAGGCTGGCGGCCAGGCCATAGCGGTTGTCGTTGGCCAGTTCGATCACGGCCTCTTCATCGTCGAACGGCATCACGCCCAGCACCGGGCCGAACACTTCTTCCCGGGCCACGGCCATGCTGTGGTCGATGTCGGCGAGGATCGTCGGCTGGACGTAGAAGCCGTCGCCTTCCACCAATTCGCCACCCGAGACCACACGTGCGCCTTCCTGACGGGCCAGTTCAATGTGCTTGAGCACGCTCTGTTGTTGCTTGCGCGACACCAGCGGGTTGATCGCTGCGTCGCCGTTCATGCCCGCGCCAATCGGCATGGCCGAAACCGCCGCCGCCAGGGCTTCGACGAATCGGTCGTGGATCGAGCGATGTACGTAGAAACGCGAAGCCGCGGCACACACCTGGCCGTTGTTCAGCAGGCCACCGAGGATCGCCCCTTGCACGGCTTTTTCAACGTCGGCATCGGCGAGCACGATCATCGGGTTCTTGCCGCCCAGTTCCAGGGAGAAACGCGTCATGTTGGCCATGCACGCCACCCCGACGCTTTTGCCAACGGCGGTAGAACCGGTAAACGAGACCTTGCTCACCAGCGGATGCTGGGTCAGCACGCCACCGACCGAGGCGCCGCCACCGGTCACGACGTTGAACACGCCTGCCGGAATGCCGGCCTCGAGCGCGAGCTCCGCCAGACGCATGGCGGTCAGCGGGGTTTCCATGGCCGGCTTGATGATCACCGTGCAACCGGTAGCCAGCGCCGGCATCAGTTTCCAGGCGGCGATCAGCAGCGGGAAGTTCCACGGCACGATACCGACCACCACACCCACCGGCTCACGCTTGGTGAAGGCGGTGAACTTGGCACCCGGTGGCAACGGGATCGACACGTCGAAGGTTTGCCCTTCGATCTTGGTCGCCCAGCCGGACATGTAGCGCATGAATTCCACAGTGGCGTTCAGGTCCAGGGCGCGGGCCATGTTGATCGACTTGCCCTGGCTCAGGGTTTCCAGTTGCGCCAGCTCTTCGGCGTGCTCTTCCACCAGGCGGGTGAAGTTGAGCAGGATGCGCTCGCGATCCGCCGGACGCAGTGCCGACCAGACCCCGGACTTGAATGCCTTGTGCGACGACTGCACGGCACGCTCGACGATTTCGGGCGGTGCATCGAGGGTTTCGCACAGGGTCTGCCCGGTGGCCGGGTTGACCACGGCGATGCTGTCGCCCTCGGCAAACACCCATTGACCGTCAATGAAGCAGCCGTGGCGGCGTTCGATAAATGCAGCCACCTGCGGCAGGATTTCAACGTTGCTCATAATTCACCTTTGGATAAATCGTTCGGTGTGAAGGTTGGAACAGCCAGGAAACCGGCCGCTTAGTGTTGTTCTTTGAGGAAGCACACGACCGCCTGGCGATCGTCCGCCGACGCCAGGCCCATGTAAGGCATGTAGGTGCCAGGCACATAGGCCTGAGGCTGGGTAATCAGTTGCGCGATGTTCTCGGCTTGCCAATCGATGTTTTTGTTGCGCATGGCTTGCGAGTAGCTGAAGCCCTCCAGGGAGCCGGACTTGCGCCCGACCACACCCGCCAGGTTCGGCCCCATCATGCCGGTCGCGCCTTTGGTCACCGAATGGCAAACCCCGCATTCATTGGCAAACACCTCAGCGCCGTGGCGTTGATCGGGGGCGCAATCGGCCGCCAGCGCCGCCTGGGCCAGGGCCAACGACAACAATCCGAAAAGAGGCAAACGCAGGGAGGTAAACATAGGAAACGACCTTGAAAATCCGCGCATTCGCCAGCAGGCGAACGCCAACTCTGAAAGTGCCGGGACAACGGTGCCCCGGCAGGTTGGCAAGGATTGTCGGTGGTCGTTGATTCGCAGGTTTTGCCCTGCGTGCCAGTCGTGTTGGCGGTTCTGCCAAA
Proteins encoded in this window:
- a CDS encoding cystathionine gamma-synthase family protein — encoded protein: MNKKPGSAALVNAGSGTRAVWGGEQVRHPYNATQTPIVVSAAYGYDDIDVWYDVALGKAPGFIYSRMGNPTVETLEAKIRELEMAESAVAFSSGMAAISSVLYTFLAHGDRVVSTKDSYGGTNKIFEEFLPRTGVEVTLCETFDHEEIEREIAKGCQLVYLETPTNPTLKIVDIQRLVAAAKRVGAIVVADNTFATPLNQNPLALGVDVVIHSATKFLSGHGDVLGGLVCGSEGLMAKVRHYREINGATLDPFSAYMIIRGMKTLVLRMRQQQRSARALAEYLCTEPLVESVNYPGLPGHPNHAVACAQMSGFGAIVSFVVMGGMDTVKVLLPRLRFAHCAGNLGAVETIYGPARTTSHVENTLEERLALGISEGLVRISVGIEDTDDLLDDLKQAFAFVSSSGHSAVQENTQLSINETCAGITG
- a CDS encoding DUF488 family protein, with the protein product MIQCKPVDEPVAAEDGRRVLVDRLWPCNWPKATASLHAWLPDLAPAIDLPPTPDSH
- a CDS encoding AraC family transcriptional regulator, with product MDRLSTLLTHFGVNAGTFHSGTFCGTSAFDGSQTCGHLHLLQAGEVVLKLADERALKITEPTLIFFPRPYRHRLSATQASATQLVCASLNFDGGSGNALAGALPDYMVLKLDEIPTLASTLEWLFNEAFDGTCGREAVMDRLFELLVILLLRHILSSRNQPPGMMAGLADSRLARPLNLMHEAPGKAWSVAELSVAANMSRASFAEHFRRVVGQTPVDYLVSWRISLAQKRLREGKPIALIAEEVGYESPSALARAFRRKTGVSPREWRG
- a CDS encoding carboxymuconolactone decarboxylase family protein, yielding MTRIIPVSLENAADAARPLLEGVQKKIGFLPNVFKVLAHAPAVLTSYVQNSAALGKTSLSATQKEAIFLATSQVNGCDYCLAAHTLFAGKAGLSSQDILSARDGKLDAYALLAQQITETRGHLSSEQIAAARAAGLDDGKIIEVIAHVASQTLTNYLNNVALTDIDFPAIDA
- the grxC gene encoding glutaredoxin 3, producing MNTVTLYTTDTCPYCRSAKSLLISKGITLQEINIQAQPGKLEEMLSRSGRRSVPQIFIGDTHIGGFDDLAKLDRQGGLMSMLA
- a CDS encoding DUF3772 domain-containing protein, translated to MRNALKSVIFIVFVLLASSGAMLSAAPMLDVPGAGASSAVAKVSDSDLEALQGQLNSLKQQVSQVSNYNQLEPPQDLVQSLIKEADRLSALLLPEQAQLQSQLGVLSPAPLAEATLEESDIASQRAALTEQKNKVDSKLKTLAAIKASAAELLTQIAAIRRSLLETEVTQRTRSILNPWFWVPLFDPPADDRQRLVEFMQQAGDTLHSVWQPGKRLLTSVLVIFAVVLWGLGRRLAERGLTWLCIHRMPEGRLRRSALALASVVATVLTAGIALRVLFFALTRELPLTPQLAGFSEEFEKIVYTCVMITGLSRALLSTQHPSWRLPAIADEVALAIKPYPRRLAAVLLVAVSVAQLTNATGMSSEVVITVRGLVALIISTLIGSILLRVNRTRRAMVVAGDAPEAGRTLAGVVYAFASIATVASLFSLLIGYVSLSRFITYELVWLFIIFAGFYLLIQLLKDSCEYLFSPRQPTGKTLKQLLGIGDTRLEQISVILSGVGRAALLLIAFISLLVGGVGSTLGQLANNTLAMLGGDGLRKLNIVPANLLHGLLALLIGIYLVRTLSRWLDNELLPKTEMDPGMCASLSTLFSNIGYALVILLMLSSLGVKWTNLAWIVSALSVGIGFGLQEIVKNFVSGLILLTERPVKVGDLISISGVEGDIRRINVRATEIQLADRSIVIVPNSQLISQNLRNVTLGGSAQGVATLELTFPLDIDPEQVRNLLYDTFCEHESILEKPAPFVRFSQLKPEGITLTITGYVASPRAVGSIKSELLFEILKRLGAAGIELAKPPPAA